In Mastomys coucha isolate ucsf_1 unplaced genomic scaffold, UCSF_Mcou_1 pScaffold5, whole genome shotgun sequence, one genomic interval encodes:
- the LOC116078703 gene encoding 60S ribosomal protein L15-like gives MLLWMEEELNAAWLELWRKKQSDVMRFLLRFRCWQYHQLSVLHRAPCPTQPDKARRLGYKAKQGYVVYRIRVHRGGRKCLVPKGATYGKPIHHGVNQQKSARSLQSVAGERAGCHCGALRVLNSYWVGEDTHVYFFKAILIDPLHKAIRRNPDTQWITKPVHKHREMRGLTSAGQKSRDFGKGHKFHHTIGGSCCAAWRRSNTLQLHRYR, from the exons TTGGAGCTATGGAGGAAGAAGCAGTCTGACGTGATGCGTTTTCTTCTGAGGTTCCGCTGCTGGCAATACCACCAGCTCTCTGTGCTGCACAGGGCTCCCTGCCCCACCCAGCCTGATAAAGCCAGAAGACTGGGGTACAAGGCTAAGCAAGGTTATGTCGTTTACAGGATTCGTGTCCACCGTGGTGGTCGCAAATGCCTGGTTCCTAAGGGTGCAACTTATGGCAAGCCTATCCACCATGGTGTTAACCAGCAGAAATCTGCCCGAAGCCTTCAGTCTGTTGCAGGGGAGAGAGCTGGGTGCCATTGTGGGGCTTTGAGAGTCCTGAATTCCTACTGGGTTGGTGAAGATacacat GTATACTTTTTTAAGGCTATCCTCATTGATCCACTCCATAAAGCTATCAGAAGAAATCCTGACACCCAGTGGATCACCAAACCAGTCCACAAGCACAGAGAGATGCGTGGGCTGACATCTGCTGGCCAAAAGAGCAGAGACTTTGGAAAGGGCCACAAGTTTCACCACACTATTGGTGGTTCTTGCTGTGCAGCCTGGAGAAGGAGCAATACTCTTCAGCTCCACCGTTACCGCTAA